The following proteins are encoded in a genomic region of Limosilactobacillus reuteri subsp. reuteri:
- the sufC gene encoding Fe-S cluster assembly ATPase SufC codes for MATLEIKDLHVSVKDEESKEEKEILKGVNLKMKTGEIHAIMGPNGTGKSTLSQTIMGHPNYHVTQGDILLDGESIVDMPVDERARKGLFLAMQYPAEIQGVTNAEFLRAAINARRPEDDQISVMDFIKKLDKNLELLDMSQSMTERYLNEGFSGGEKKRNEILQLLMIEPSFAILDEIDSGLDIDALKVVSKGVNSMRGDNFGSLIITHYQRLLNYIVPDTVHVMMGGRIVKTGGPDLAKKLEDEGYAGLRDELGLDIKLVDDED; via the coding sequence ATGGCAACACTAGAAATAAAGGATCTTCACGTTTCAGTTAAAGATGAAGAAAGCAAAGAAGAAAAGGAGATCCTTAAAGGGGTTAACCTCAAAATGAAGACTGGAGAAATTCATGCAATTATGGGACCAAATGGAACTGGTAAGTCTACTCTTTCTCAAACCATCATGGGTCACCCTAACTATCATGTTACGCAAGGAGATATCCTTCTTGATGGGGAGAGCATTGTTGACATGCCGGTCGATGAACGGGCACGAAAAGGTCTTTTTCTTGCAATGCAATATCCCGCTGAAATTCAAGGGGTTACTAATGCTGAATTCCTTCGAGCAGCGATCAATGCTCGTCGCCCTGAAGATGATCAGATTTCAGTAATGGACTTTATTAAGAAACTCGACAAGAACTTGGAATTGCTTGATATGAGTCAATCCATGACTGAACGTTATCTTAATGAGGGATTCTCTGGTGGTGAAAAGAAGCGGAATGAGATTTTGCAGCTTTTAATGATTGAACCTAGTTTTGCGATTCTTGATGAAATTGACTCTGGACTTGATATTGATGCCCTTAAGGTGGTTTCAAAGGGCGTTAACTCAATGCGGGGCGACAACTTTGGTTCATTAATTATTACCCACTATCAACGCCTTTTGAACTACATCGTTCCCGATACGGTTCACGTAATGATGGGTGGTCGAATTGTAAAAACTGGTGGCCCTGATCTTGCCAAGAA